The following proteins are co-located in the Colius striatus isolate bColStr4 chromosome 6, bColStr4.1.hap1, whole genome shotgun sequence genome:
- the LOC133625624 gene encoding UPF0598 protein C8orf82 homolog produces FLDDTKVKNFITCFKDVTFLTFFFTRLERNRSGRYEREFPFVSRCGAERNLLRCEHRPIVFTRLLPPDASSSASSSSRRAVLSFCGGGERLAVPFRPEALVMLPENGRLYHPAPGWAGGAGPVRSALALEWGSRFEYEQGPEQPPTHFWWEGKRYRLTGELVQLLRGGEGAGEAESGGAAGRG; encoded by the coding sequence ACGTGACCTTCCTCACGTTCTTCTTCACGCGGCTGGAGCGGAACCGCAGCGGCCGCTACGAGCGCGAATTCCCGTTCGTGTCCCGCTGCGGCGCGGAGCGCAACCTCCTGCGCTGCGAGCACAGACCCATCGTCTTCACCCGCCTCCTGCCCCCGGacgcctcctcctcagcctcctcctcctcccgccgcgCCGTGCTGTCGTTCTGCGGCGGTGGGGAGCGGCTGGCCGTGCCTTTCCGGCCCGAGGCGCTGGTGATGCTGCCGGAGAACGGGCGCTTGTACCACCCGGCGCCGGGctgggcggggggcgcggggccggtgcgCTCGGCGCTGGCTCTGGAGTGGGGGTCCCGCTTCGAGTACGAGCAGGGGCCGGAGCAGCCCCCGACTCACTtttggtgggaggggaagaggtatcGGCTCACGGGGGAGCTGGTGCagctgctgcggggaggggaaggggcgggggaggcggagagcggcggggccgcggggcgggggtga